Genomic DNA from Trichoderma asperellum chromosome 5, complete sequence:
TTCATAGACATCCCGGTGGAATGCAACTGGGTCTTGTAAAGGAAATGGTCTGGTATTAAAGCGATCATGAAGAGTGGTGAAGAGATCATTGGGATCGAGAGGAAATTTTTCAAAAGGCCAGTACCACTCCAGATCATGTCGGTAATCTGGCTTGGGAAGTGCAGGATCCATCTGAAATAGAATGGCGATAATCAATCATCCCATGTGTACGGCTTATAGAAGACCAGAAATGATTGGGGCGGTGGAAGCATCAAGACAGTCCACCCCCATAACTCACGTGATGGAAGCGCGCACATATCAAAAAGAATGCGCAAAAACTCGGAAATGCTGAAAGAGGGGAGACGAAATAGGAAGTTGGGCACAACTAGGAACCACCTGATTAAACTGCTCAATTGGGTATGAATCGGGCAATTCAGACAAGGAGAAAGATGTGAAATCGTTTCTAGGGAGCATCATACAAAATGAAATTCAAATTCAAATGTAaaattaaaggctattatGCGAAACCAGAAAACCTCGAGCCACTATATCAGCTACTAATCAAAATGTTTATAGggacaaacaaaaaaaaaaaaaaaaaaaagagtaaatgaTCAAGCACATAGGAAAGTATGTCTAATTAATACCAATACACCGTACTCAATGACATATTTCAAGCGTTACCCAGTGTATGAATTATTACCTCAGTACGTATTTTTGAATTATACGAATACTATCAATCAATCTATTATCACAACTTGCCGTTATAGTGAATGAATGTCTGCTCAACTAGTTAGCATCGTTAGTTACCTGGAAGCATTCAAGAACAAGTCTTATGGAGCACTGGAGTCTGGTGCTAAAGCTAGAATCTAGGGGCTCCATGTCATCAATGCTCGCTAGTACTGCCCGCATCCCCGTGTATCAAAATGGCCAATGCAGCAAGTGTATGGTTATATCTACAGAGAACGGACACTAGCAGAAATAGTCGAATTTCGTAGATGTAACCTTTTGTGCCACGTCAGAGAGGCTCCTGCAGTCATGAGCTGTTATGCAGCCACGGCTGTACATATTGGTCCAGCTGCATTAGAATAGCTACCGCGATCGGCATCGTTGCCACTAAATCCACTCATTCAGCTGTTGCAATTGATCATGCAATCCCCCTCAGTCTCTTCACCCATGCTGACTGCATCCATTCATACACTTGCAACTCCTCAGACCCCTCTGTGGCCAATGGCTATGAGCGGGATGAGCCAGGGCTTCTGCTCTGTACAGGAAATGGCGTAGCTCACGTTAGGCGATGGCTTGCTACTGTAACTGATATGGCGCTATGTATTTTGTAGCACTGTCTGTTAAACGCAGGTGCACTTGGAAAGCATTTGAAGTTGATATGCCGAGTAGTAGGCAGTCAGGTGCTAAGTCTAACGGTGATTTCTGTGGAGAGAGCGAAAATGCAACTAACACGACACTGTACGATTACAGCATTTCAAAAGTTGTCCTATCTTTCGTAGATTTAGATACACTTATTTCTCTAAAATCCTCTGTAACAATGCCCGAGAAGTAATAGTGCCAATTCCTCTATTCCATCCGAGATTATATTCAACATTATCAATGGAGCAAGCCGTGCAACAAGCACCCGACGAGCACTACCAGCTAGCATCCGAGCATACAAACCCCTTCACTTCTTCCGAATTGAAAGCAAATGCTGAACATAATGGCTGGTGTAATGCTCAGTCAAAGATAGCACAGTCGTCGACTATTAGCACCAATCCTTATACAAGTAGCGAGATAAACGCGAACACAACACACAACGAAGAGTGCAACACTCCAATAACGAATATTCAGTCATCTAATGATACCAACCCCTTTACCGCCTCCGAATTAAAAGCAAACATCCACCATAATAGAGATTGCACTACTCAGCCAAAACATATTCCACCATCCAACAATACCAACCCTTTTACCGCAAGCGAATTCGATGCGATTCTCAAGCAAGCGAACCCTCAACCAGAGAGGGGGTCTTCGTCTGGCGCCACGAATCCCATCGCTTCGACCGAGCTTAAGTCAATGGTTAAGCATCATAAAGAATCAAACTCTCGATCGGAGAGGAGCGCGACGAATAATGAGAGCAAAGGGACAACGAAGTCGCACAATAATATTGCCGATGACAAAGACAGCGACAAGAAGCAAGTGGGCAATCAAAAGACATGCCGGAAATGCATTAGAAGAGCCATGCTTAAATTCAATATGAATAGTGTGGTTAATATCAATACCCAAGCGATGGGAATGGCCGGAACGCATATCCCCCACACCGCTGGCGAACTGGTTCTCATTCAATCGCAGCACGAAGTTGGTTATAGCATACAGATTGCAGTATTACCAAAGGACCAGAGACGTACTCGCCATAACAGTCGGGGCAAAATTGTCTGTCTAGACTTCATGTTCGACCCGAGCAGCGACTTTATACTGTTGTGCAACATGACCCAAGTCACTACGGAGCCGATTGTTATCAGGCCGCTACCGCTATCTCGTCGGAACGAACCATTGAAACTCGGGTCTCTCGGGAAAGTCCCCCTTAACTCCTCATACGGTATCTACGCTTGGGGCGAGCATCTCTTCGATGTTACTGTCTTCCCACGCTGCTATATTTCCGTTGCAGAGCCTCCCAGCCACATGATGAGGATTAATAAAAGAGCGTTTgagccatcatcttcacaGCCGGGCCCATCGAAAGCCAAGAGGGCGAAATTAAGGGAGACAATCGACGAGTCAAATGCCACTACCATCATCCAGACAACAGCACAACCACCTCCACCACCGGCCAAGGAGCTGGTTGCCGCAAACACAATTTCAAACACAGACAGGACAGATATAGGCACCGTTTTAAGTATATGTCATCCGCTGGAACACCTTCGTATTGGCGATACTGTGAAGATAGCCGGCGCTACTGAGCAAGAAGACTATACACTTACTCGCAAGGATGATATATCGGTTCAAACAAACTCGACTGTTTTCAAAGCAGACCACTCAAGCTTTTCGGAGAAGTCAATAGCGGTCAAAGTATGGCGAAGTAAGTTGGATCACGACCCTATTTCAAAGCAAGGAGTGAATATCTCTACCGTCGGTAAACATTGGTTGAATGAGGTGAAGAATCACACCAAAGTAAGCCAGCATGTGAGTTGAGACTTATTGTTAACCAACATTGACATTCAACGCTAATGTAACTCTAGCCCGCCATTGCTACTGTTTTTGGCTTTGACGCAAGATTGCTATCGCTATATATGGAACATGTAAACGCACCTAGCTTACAATGTTATCGCGAACGAGGAAGAAACCCTTATTGCACTTTGAACAGTTTCGACGCAAAGCGAGTGCTCTATAGTATAACTGATGCACTCCAGTTCATCCACAGTAAGGGAATCACGCACGATGATATTAAGCCAGCGAATATTCTTTACTCCAAAGAGAGGGGACCGGTTCTTATCGATTTTGGGTGGTCATCTAATGGATATGTGCACACCGCGGGATCACCATGGTACATACCGCCTGAATATGAGAAGAAAGGACAACGTGGAGCCGCGGGTGACATATTTGCACTCGGCGTCGTTATGCTCTTTCTCTTGGGCATGATTCCCCTCCCAGAATTACAGTCGCCACCCTTGATATGGCATATTTCTCGCCTAAGGGGTGGAGGCCCGGAGACTTTTGCGGCTGTAGAAGCAATGAAGCGGTGGTTGATAATTGTTCAAGAAGCTGCAAAGGAGCTTCTCGTGGATTTGGATGACTCTCTTATGGGTGTTGGACGCATTGTTGCTAAGATGGTAGATAAAGATGTCAAGAGGCGGATTACGGGGCCTGAGATAATCCAAGCATTTGATGGGCACATGTAGATGAATATTATTTCTAGATGTCATTAGATCTTCATTGGTATAAAATCAAAATGATCCCAACAAAGATATTGGGGTAAATGGTCACAAAATATGTGGATTTAAGTATAGGGTAAGGCGGTTGAATATATATGCACCCAAATGCGTTTCTCTTTTGAAGGCAAAATCTAACCTTGCTCAAATGAATAAATAGGTAAATTAAACATTCAATTTGCAAACATTCTACTACAGGTGTATTGAAGCATAAAAGACGGAAATTTCAAATCCGTCGTTTTTGCTTACTCATTTATCCGGAGACAAGATATTTAATTGCTGCAGCAAATAGATGATGGATGCTTGCGTATCCTATTTTGGTGATTCGACGTGCATAATGCGCTGCCTTTTCTAACACGCCGTATTCTATTATTTCAGGCTGCTAACAACACATGGGAAGACCATACAGGAAAGATAGGCTAACAAAATGATGAAGCGTCTTCTACGATCAACGCTACGCTCATCTCCCTGCGTTAATATCCAGACCCCTGCGCTTCGAACCAGCCCCTCACTTTGCCCTTGGCGCTTCATCATCTATTACTCATATTAGTCTCTCATTAAGCTTTACACAATACACAATCGCTTACGTCTTCGTTGCTCCTTATCTACGAGGTCAATAGCAATGACTCTGCGCAAGATTCCTGTCACAAGCGAGGCAAAGCTTCAGACGCGCGCTCCGGAACTCGGCATCACAGATGCAGGTTCTGAGCCGGATCTCATCAAGCCGTGGAAACTTCCCCCTCCAAAGATATACGTATTTAAAAATGCGAATGTCGTGGATGCAGCAAATGGACATATTGTCCCATACCAGACTGTCCGGATATCAGATGGACTCATCCAGAAGGTTGACGATGGTAATAGCGCGCACTTATTTTCTGGCGACGCCATTGAGATAGACTTGGCAGGCAAATATCTCTGCCCTGGGCTCATCGACTGCCATGCCCATCTATCTTCTGTGCCTGGGGAGGAGGGTCTTGCAGCGGCTGCTAATCATGCCGACGCTGCTGTATCTTTACTGCGCCAGCCATACATGGCCGCTCAAGTCCTATACCGAGGCTTCACTACAATGAGAGATACCGGAGGTGCAACGCTGGCTCTTAAAGAGGCTATAGCGGATGACGTGTTCCATGGGCCGCGGCTTTTTATTGCTAATAGAGCGCTCTCGCAGACTGGAGGCCACGGTGATTCGAGATCTGCCCatgagagctgctgcggagCAATAGCTTCGCTTTCCACTCTCGTCGATGGTGTCCCAGCCGCGATATATGCTGCTCGAGAGCAGATTCGCACGGGAGCAGATTTCATCAAGATCATGGCGAGTGGAGGCGTTGCATCCCCTACAGATAGAATTGATCACATCCAGTTTACTGCTGCTGAGATCCGGGCGATTACCGAGGTTGCGGACACTTACAATACCTACGTGACTGCTCATGCTTACACTCCTCGATCGATCAGACATGCCGTCGACAACGGTGTCAAGGGAATCGAGCATGGCAATCTGATTGACAAAGAGACTGCAGAATACATGGCCAAGAACAATGTATGGTTCACTCCGACGCTTGTCACCTACCACGCCATGGGCTCTGACAAGTATGCCGGCTTCCTACCTCCTGCAAACCGCGAGAAGAACCGCCAGGTGCTGGAGCAGGGACTTCAATCTCTGCGCTTGGCAGACGAAGCTGGAGTTACTATATGCCACGGCTCCGACCTCCTCGGACCTCTGTGGGCCGAACAGAGCAAAGAATTCGGTATTCGAGCACAGGCTCTTAGTGCCACGAAGATTCTCCAGGGGGCCACCGTAAATGCGGCGAGAATGCTGAAGCAAGAAAACTTCTTGGGCCAGATAAAGGAGGGATTTGCGGCAGATGTATTGGTGCTGAATGGCAATCCGCTTGAGGATATCACAATTCTAGATGAGCCGGAGAAGAATATTCTGGCCGTGTTGAAGAATGGACGGGTGTATAAGAGCAGGTGGACGAAGCTGCCGGATGACGTTACTCGGGCCCAGACGCTGATTGAGTGATTCATGCATggttaaaaaagaaatccaatACATGATTAATCGTAGAAATGATTTATGAGTTGTAACtacatatgtatgtatcTTGGGCAAGCGGGTTACAGTACGATCACCGTGTGGAGATGGCAGATCTGACTAGATCGATGGCCGTCTTAGTCAGCAAGATCCGATATCTAGTTCCCGGTATTAGGCTTCGacatcttccttttcttcttctttcttttcaaaaCTCGCATCCTCTCATACCCAAGCTGCGCATCTCCTAACGGACCCCGACAAGCGCTCGCTCACCCACAATGAGCCGCAAAAGCCATGATCTCCGGCCGCTCTAATGCTCTCCCGTTGGATCCCCCCCTGCCGGACTCCACCACCGGCGTCCTCCCCGTGCTTCCTCCAGGCGTCGAGCTTCCCGATCGCCAGCCGCGCAATAAtgcagccacagcagcttcGGCGGCCGGCGTGAGAGCTCTCAGCGCGCAGCTGGTTGCTTTTTACTTTCGCGCCCCCGCCAAGTCCTTCTTCCGAACGAGAGTCGACTATTTGGCTTATGCCCGGACGATACACCACCAGCAGACAAAGAGGCTAATGCAGGCCGTTGCCGAAGACGCCTCCCCGACGAAACTGGTTGCAGCGCTGAGACAGACATGGCTATGGATGCGGAGCACAACGCCTGGAGTGCTGACGTCGGCGATCAAGCACGAGGGCTGGGGCATTGTGCCGCATCAGATCATGCCGCCGCTGATTGCCAACATTGGCGTCAATGCTGTGCTGTACACGGGCTACCTGCACATCCTGGGCCATCTACACGAGGAGAGCTCCAAGGCTACCAAGAGGGTAtacccgccgccgccgccgcaggcCACTTTTGCGGCTGGGTTCCTTGCGGGTGGACTACAGAGTGTCTTGGCTGCGCCACTGGACGCATTGCAGGCGCGGTACGACCATCGCGATATGATGCCCAACGATGGCAGTAACCGGCCTCGAAGCATGTGGACCTTTAGCGCCGAGAAGTTGAGAGAAATCGGACTACGGGGAATCTTTGCCGGATGGGGCGTATCGTTTGTAAAGGACAGCGTGGGATGCGCCATCTTTTTCAGCACATTCGAGTACATCAAAGCCCAGTCGTACTATCGCTTTGTGGCATGGTATTACGGAGGCCTAGAAGAGAATATCGTCGATCTTCTTGCGACAAAACGCCCTACAGACAAACCTACGGATGGCGGCATTCAGCTTATTCGACCACACTACGCTATTGAGCCCGCCTTCCTCCTAGCCGCTGGTATAAgcgcctctttctctcaGCAGCTTCTGCTCCACCCCCTCACTCACTTCCAAGTCAAACACTGGGACCATCTGGAAGATCTCGACGCGAAAGCAGCCCGGCTACGCGCTTCCCGTGCTGCTAATCCAGACAAGCCTCAGCGCCGATGGAAGATGCTGCGCGCTTACTATCACGCTTATCAGGAGACTTTCGCAGCTTGTACAGCCGAGGCTTCAGCGGAAGGACTGAGTCTGGGGAAGTGGCTGTATCGGAGATTCTGGTGGAATACGATTCGGCAGGTGCCGAGTACAAGCGCCGGCTTGATCATCTTTGAGCTTATCCGGCGAAAGTATGGGTTTGGGATGGATGAAGTGCGGATTACCAAGGATGGATACGACATCTTGCTGCATTAGAAGGCAATACAAGGATTCATGACGCATATAATGTTTTGTAttagagtacatgtatatagtaTACGCTTCTCCTCCCATTAGATATTGGACATGATAGATCTACGGCAAATGAAACTGCCGATTTGACTATAGTTGCTTGAAGGATTAGCCAATAGTCTGATAATCTGCTATATCAAATACGCTCCTCTGTTGATAGCTCTGTTGATAGAACTAATCCGTCCTTACGCAACATAATCTTACTTCTCAGCTTGCAAGAAGTGCTCAAGCGAATCCTTCATGCTGGCTTCCAAGGTAATACACTTGATTCCCACAATCCTCTCTGTCTTGCTTCCTTTTCCATCAAGCCGGTATACACTCTATTTGGCCAACACACGGGGCATCGTTCCGCGCAGCCTATCTACTACGCTCTGCAAATCGAAATACTGGCCGCAGAGAAACGGATACAAGTCAGTGTGAGAGAGGCTTTCCAGCTTCCAACCAGTCCCACACGGCTCTCCTTGGAAGCGTAGGATGCCGCCGCACCGCCCATCCGAATGGCTTCTTTCGCGCGTCGTAGGATTCCAGTCTTTCTCTGTGAAGGTGTACCTGAGGCGTAATCCATAGCTGAGATCACGAATAGCGAGAAAGGACGAGGTGTAGACGAATCAGCAGACACTAGATCCATATTGACGAGTCGCCTCGAGCGTACTAATAGTGCCTGTAAGTGCCGGATCCAACACCTCCCTGACAACATCTGTGGCTGCTACTTTGAAGAGACTAGCGACATGTATGACGCATGTGATGGGCCTAGGAGTAGAGTTCTCTCCTGAATAATTCAGAGATGACGGCCCCTGAGAACTGAGAGCCGTAGTCGTCAAACGTGCTGTGAGCCTTGTGTGCGAGCTCTTTAGACCGCGCTGCTCCTTGAATGTTGTATCCTCTGTCTGAAGCTTGATTGATAGTGCTAACCGACGAAGCCATCGGCTCCGGTGATGATTAAAGTTTGCTCGGATGGAGTTGACATTGTAGTATCAGTGAGGTTGCGGTTTATTTTGATGATTTTGTAGGACTCAGGAGAGATGGTTACAAGTGCTTGCGTGGAATGGTGGCCGGGATTATGAGCCGAAGGCAGATTCGAGTGAagcagagaagctgctcacTATGCTTATAGTCACCGGCCAAGGGCACACCAGGCGGTGGTTCTAAATGGGATTTTGGCGTATAACTCGTGCAGAGTCTGAAATGTGCGGGCGCTCTTGGAGACTATTACGGTAGCTTGGCCAAAAGCTAGGCTATAAGCACGACGTTTAAGGTGGATTCCACATTGTACTATTCCCGACATACGTTGAACCCACAGTTCTACTAACTGAATTGACCCTCGCAGTATCTTCGATTTACATATGGAGCGTTATTACTGCCGTGTAGCTCAAGTGTATGCTGTCGTTTTGCTCTGCTGGCTGGATGGTTGGAAAGAAGTTGTAGACACAACCATGCTCGTACGTAATCGATCTTAGTTATGGCGATTGAAGTACTGTAGCCTTATatgaaatatattttatatatttaacgaTCGAGGGCGTTCAGTAAGCCATGACATATGATAAAGCTTCAGATATAGTTGGCTGGAATTGGAACACCGCCACGGGACAAGATAGTGAGTAGTAGATATACCTAGAGCTACAAGCAAGGAGAGACATTTGTAGGGAGAAATGTGTAGGTGCTTTTTTAGTGACGTGTAATTCATACTCGCTCATATCTCTAATATGCTGTTTTGCCTCCTTTTTATCCAGCTTCTGCTGGCACTGGAGACTGAGCTTACATGGTGCGGAACCAGCATTTTTTGAAGTATTTGtgaaaaaaatctttaaattttCCATTTTAGCAATTAGGATATTCTCATCTACAGCCATATTCCTAACATACGTGCGCGGCAAAGAGCGGATCTTGCTAGGGTGACATATCGAGAGAAGAATACATGTAGCCCCTTACAATATAGGGCGTATTTGATAGAGAAAAGCGGAAATTCTACAGAGTTTTCGACACAACAGCGATCTAGAGTCCCTAcagtttttatttcttttcttttcttttcttttcttttcttttcttttcttttcttttcttttcttttcttttcttttcttttcttttcttttcttttcttttcttttcttttcttttcttttcttttcttttcttttcttttcttttctcccttaAGTATCATACATAGAAACCAGGTCATGACGATACGTTCAACTTCATACGTAGCAACTCAACTCAGTTAGTAACGGGAATGATATTTTCACAACGTTGATGAACCAGCTAAAGGTCAAATAAAATGA
This window encodes:
- a CDS encoding uncharacterized protein (TransMembrane:1 (o637-657i)), with the protein product MEQAVQQAPDEHYQLASEHTNPFTSSELKANAEHNGWCNAQSKIAQSSTISTNPYTSSEINANTTHNEECNTPITNIQSSNDTNPFTASELKANIHHNRDCTTQPKHIPPSNNTNPFTASEFDAILKQANPQPERGSSSGATNPIASTELKSMVKHHKESNSRSERSATNNESKGTTKSHNNIADDKDSDKKQVGNQKTCRKCIRRAMLKFNMNSVVNINTQAMGMAGTHIPHTAGELVLIQSQHEVGYSIQIAVLPKDQRRTRHNSRGKIVCLDFMFDPSSDFILLCNMTQVTTEPIVIRPLPLSRRNEPLKLGSLGKVPLNSSYGIYAWGEHLFDVTVFPRCYISVAEPPSHMMRINKRAFEPSSSQPGPSKAKRAKLRETIDESNATTIIQTTAQPPPPPAKELVAANTISNTDRTDIGTVLSICHPLEHLRIGDTVKIAGATEQEDYTLTRKDDISVQTNSTVFKADHSSFSEKSIAVKVWRSKLDHDPISKQGVNISTVGKHWLNEVKNHTKVSQHPAIATVFGFDARLLSLYMEHVNAPSLQCYRERGRNPYCTLNSFDAKRVLYSITDALQFIHSKGITHDDIKPANILYSKERGPVLIDFGWSSNGYVHTAGSPWYIPPEYEKKGQRGAAGDIFALGVVMLFLLGMIPLPELQSPPLIWHISRLRGGGPETFAAVEAMKRWLIIVQEAAKELLVDLDDSLMGVGRIVAKMVDKDVKRRITGPEIIQAFDGHM
- a CDS encoding uncharacterized protein (EggNog:ENOG41~MEROPS:MER0005900); protein product: MTLRKIPVTSEAKLQTRAPELGITDAGSEPDLIKPWKLPPPKIYVFKNANVVDAANGHIVPYQTVRISDGLIQKVDDGNSAHLFSGDAIEIDLAGKYLCPGLIDCHAHLSSVPGEEGLAAAANHADAAVSLLRQPYMAAQVLYRGFTTMRDTGGATLALKEAIADDVFHGPRLFIANRALSQTGGHGDSRSAHESCCGAIASLSTLVDGVPAAIYAAREQIRTGADFIKIMASGGVASPTDRIDHIQFTAAEIRAITEVADTYNTYVTAHAYTPRSIRHAVDNGVKGIEHGNLIDKETAEYMAKNNVWFTPTLVTYHAMGSDKYAGFLPPANREKNRQVLEQGLQSLRLADEAGVTICHGSDLLGPLWAEQSKEFGIRAQALSATKILQGATVNAARMLKQENFLGQIKEGFAADVLVLNGNPLEDITILDEPEKNILAVLKNGRVYKSRWTKLPDDVTRAQTLIE
- a CDS encoding uncharacterized protein (EggNog:ENOG41) codes for the protein MISGRSNALPLDPPLPDSTTGVLPVLPPGVELPDRQPRNNAATAASAAGVRALSAQLVAFYFRAPAKSFFRTRVDYLAYARTIHHQQTKRLMQAVAEDASPTKLVAALRQTWLWMRSTTPGVLTSAIKHEGWGIVPHQIMPPLIANIGVNAVLYTGYLHILGHLHEESSKATKRVYPPPPPQATFAAGFLAGGLQSVLAAPLDALQARYDHRDMMPNDGSNRPRSMWTFSAEKLREIGLRGIFAGWGVSFVKDSVGCAIFFSTFEYIKAQSYYRFVAWYYGGLEENIVDLLATKRPTDKPTDGGIQLIRPHYAIEPAFLLAAGISASFSQQLLLHPLTHFQVKHWDHLEDLDAKAARLRASRAANPDKPQRRWKMLRAYYHAYQETFAACTAEASAEGLSLGKWLYRRFWWNTIRQVPSTSAGLIIFELIRRKYGFGMDEVRITKDGYDILLH